The Grus americana isolate bGruAme1 chromosome 30, bGruAme1.mat, whole genome shotgun sequence genome includes the window gagcccccccccccatgtccccacacgttcccccctgcaccccaaaatctgTGTGTCCCCCATgttcccctgccccccccgtgtgtcccccccccaagtCCCAGGGTCCCCCCACACCCTCCTCGTCTCTGtacccccccccgtgtccccccccagggtccccccatccccatgcccccccccccatgtccccccgtgtcccccaatcttccccccccgcccccccacgtccccccctccctgtccgtcccccccgtgtccccccccatgtcccccccgtgtcTCTCCTTGCATgaccccccctgtccccccatccctcctcccgtGCCCCCCTGTCCCTCCTgtgtccccccacgtccccccgcatctgtgtcccccccatgtcccccaatGCCCCCCCATGTCTGTGCCCCCCCATGTccgtgtcccccgtgtcccccccttgcctgtgtcccccccatgtgtcccctgtgtcccccccgtgtcccccatccctcctgtgcccccccatgtccccccgtctcccaccctgtgtccccccatgtcccccccatgtcccccccgtgtcccccccccgtgtcccccccccgtgtccccacctGTCCACGAAAAGCACCACCAGGTCCTGCCGTTCCCGCAGCCCGGCCATGGCGGCCTTCAGCCACCGAACCttctgtcccccccccaccgtGTGCGCcacgtcccccccccgccaggccTGGCCCAGCCCCAGCgtctggggacacgggggggggacacgggggggggatggggggagacaCAGGCACAAGGGGGGGACGAcagacacggggggggacacgggggggacagaCACGGGGGGGGAGACGGGGGGGGAGACAGGCACAAGGGGGGGGACAacacggacacggggggggacacgggggggacacgggggggacagacacggggtggggggggacacggccaCGTCACGACACAGGGCCCCCCCCCAGGGAGACAGGAGCAgccatggggggggggcggggaggggacacagaggccccccctgcccccccccctcctccccaggaccccccctTTGGGGGCCCCCCAACATTTGGGTGCCTGCCCCCACCCTTGGGtgctcccccccctcccagttTGCCCCTCCCCCATGGCTGTCCCCCCACCCTTtgttcctccctgccctccatgggtgcccccccccacccatgggtgccccccccaaccttcgggtgccccccccaccttcactcccccccccccatgggtgccccccccaccttTGGGTGCTCCCCCTCCTTGATTCCCCCCCCACGGGTGCTCCCCCCACCTTTGcccccccatgggtgccccccccatggGTGCCCGCCCCcaccatgggtgcccccccacccttgggtgcccccctCGCCTTCACTCCcccccccatgggtgccccccccaacctTTGGGTGCCCCCCCTCCTTGATTCCCcccccatgggtgctccccccACCTTTGcccccccatgggtgccccccccacccatgggtgcccccccacctGCACGGAGTAGTTGAAGCGCCGTGCGGAGCGCAGGAACCGCTCGTAACCCTCCGTCCCCTCCGTCGCCACCGtcagcaccagcagctgctctgaggAAGGTGGGGGGGTTGTGTGACCTCTGACCTCTCCCCGTGACCTCTGACCTCTCCCTGTGACCCCTGAGCTCTCCCCGTGACCCCTGACCCCCACCACAGTAACCCCTGACCCCCCCATGACCCCGATCCCTGGGGGCCCTGATGACCCCTGACCCCCATCGTTCCCTCCGTGACCCCGACCCCTCCTATCGACCCCTgaccctctccctccccccagctgAACCCCTGACCCCTGCTGACCCCTGACCCCTCCCAGCTGACCTCTGACCCTGAGCCCCACCCTGACTCCCCCCTTCAAGTGACCCCTGACCCCCGGTGACCCTGAGCCCTCCACTCTCCCCACGACCCCTGACCCCCCTGCTGATGCCTGAACCGCCCATGACCCCTGACCCTCCCATGACCCCGACCTCTTCCTATGACCTCTGACCCCCCCCAGTGATGCCCAAACCCCTATTACGATCTGGTGACGGCTGACCCCCCAATGACCCCTGACCCCCTCCATGATCCCTGACCTCTCCCCGGTGACCCCTGACCCCCAGTGCCCTCTGACCCCCCACATGACCCCTGGCCTATCCCTAGTGACCCCGCCCCCCCACTGATGCCTGACCCGCCCCTCAtgacccctgacccccccatGACCCCATACCCCCCGGtgacccccaacccccccaattccccccccaGTGACCCCTGACCTCCCCGGTGCCCTCTGACCCCCGTGACCCCgcccacccccccctttttccccgTTCCTACCGGGCCCGGGGGGGCTCAGGGTGGcggcgggcagcagcagccccagcgcGGGCAGCAGGACGGGCAGCAGGACGGGCAGCGGGACGGGCAGCGGGGCCAtggcgggcagcggggccggggcgagGGGCGGGGCCAGGCAGAGGGGCGGGGCCTCTCGCGCGCGCGCCGCGCCGCTTTACCAATCCGCGCTCTCCGCCCCGCCCACCCACCCTGCCCGCCGACCAATCCGCGCCGGCTGGGCGGGGCCGAGGAACGCGCTGCCACGTTgccaggagggaggggaaaagggagggggaggcggggtctggaggggaaggggcggggcttgaGGTCGCCGCTACCAAcatggcggcggcggaggggagGGCGGGAGAGGCGGCGCCGCACGCAAGATGGCGGCGACCAAGTGAGGGCGGAAGCGGCGCCGTGTCAGGGCGGAAGCGGCGCCGTGTCAGGGCGGATGTAGCGCCGTGTTAGGGCGGAAGTGGCGCCGTGTCAGGGAGGAAATGGCGCCGCGTCAGGGCGGAAGTAGCGTCACATCACGGCGGAAATGGCGTCCCAACGGGGCGGAAGTGGCGTCACTCATCACTATGGGGGAGAAGAAAGCATCAGGTACCGGTTGCCCCGGGGTCTGGGGGGTGCccggggcgggagcggggggggcCGGAAGGCTCCGGGTGGGTCCCGGAGGCCCGGGGTGAGGCCTGGAGGCCCGAGGGGGGTCCCGGAGCCCCAGTGACGGCCCCGGGCCGTAGGGCGGGTACCGGAGGCTGCTCAACGCCGGGTCCTGGACCGAGCGACCCGGCAGCGGCGGCTGAACCGGCAGCTGGAGGCGTTGGAGAACGATAATTTCGGGGATGACCCGCAGGCCGGGCTGCCCCGGCCCGGGAAACGGCTGCCCCACTTCGCCGATACCGCCGAGACCGGTACGGGGAGAGGGGAAccggggggtttgggggggctgcgaggggggggtggggtgggggatgaaggggtccggggggggctc containing:
- the ZNHIT1 gene encoding zinc finger HIT domain-containing protein 1, with product MAPRQGGSSVTSRRKWRPNGAEVASLITMGEKKASGRVPEAAQRRVLDRATRQRRLNRQLEALENDNFGDDPQAGLPRPGKRLPHFADTAETGKKKKKTRGDHFKLRFRKNFQALLEEQNLSAAEGPNYVSACAAPSRLPQRHFCAVCGFPSAYTCVTCGARYCSSRCLGTHQDTRCLKWTV